The Terriglobus roseus region GACCGCGTAGGAAATAACCTGTTTGCAAATTCACTTGTGGCTCTCGATGCAAACACCGGGAAGCGTATCTGGCACTACCAGTTTGTTCATCACGACATCTGGGACAGGGATCTCAATGCACCGCCCGCGCTCGTCACAATCAAACGAAACGGCAAGGTCATTGACGCTGTCGCACAAACAACCAAAACTGGTCACGTTTTCGTCTTTGATCGTGTCACTGGAAAACCGCTGTTCCCGATTGAAGAGAAGCCCTATCCCAGCAGCACAATCCCCGGCGAGATTACGTCTCCTACCCAACCCTTGCCCATAGCTCCGCCAGCCTTTGCACGTCAGACCATGACGGAAAGGGACATCACCAACCGCACACCGGAAGCGCACGCTGCAGTTCTCCGGCAGTTCCAATCGGTTGTGAGCAATGGTCAATTCACTCCCCAGACCCTTCAAGGGACTGTTCTGTTTCCTGGATCGGATGGCGGCCAGGAATGGGGTGGGCCATCGTTTGATCCTGAAACTGGATTGCTCTACACAAACGCCAATGAAATGGCGTGGATTGTGAAGATCGCAAAGCGACCTCCACCGTCAGCTTCCAACAGCGGGAAAAGTCTTTACACCGCAAATTGCTCCGGCTGCCACAACGCCAACTTATCTGGCAATCCGCCGGACGTTCCAGCGCTGACTCGCCTGGATCAGCGGTTGACTAACCGTGAAGTAGTTACGCTGATCCGTGGCGGCAACGGACGAATGCCCGCGTTTCCTCAACTTAACGCGCTCGAGATGAATGCGATTGCGGAATATGTCCTCAAGGGTAACGACAACATCGTTAGCGCAACTTCATCCGCTTCGCAGCAGCGATACATGCTTGGCAGCTCAACTCGTTTTCTCGATCCTGATGGCTATCCTGCGATCACACCGCCCTGGGGAACTCTCACGGCGATCGATCTCAACAAGGGCACATTCGCCTGGCAAATTCCATTGGGAGAGTATCCGGAATTGGCTGCTAAAGGTTTGAAAAACACTGGATCCGAAAACTACGGCGGCGGTGTCGTCACTGCCGGTGGCCTTTTGTTTATCGGGGCAACGAACTATGACAAGAAGTTCCGAGCCTTCGACAAGGCGACCGGGAAGCTACTCTGGGAGACGACACTCCCCTTCGCTGGTAACGCAACTCCAGCCATCTATGAAGTCAACGGTAAAGAATATGTTGTGATTGCGGCGGGCGGCGGCAAGTCCGTCCATGACATTTCGGGAGGAGAGTATGTTGCCTTCGCTCTACCTTAACCAGTAAGAAGTGTACCGAGTCCACCAGCGCATCCTTACACTAATTTGCGGATGCGCTGGTGGAACGATACAGGGAGTGTATGTGGCATCTGGCGTTCCGTAACGCTGATCAGTGCCCGAACTCCAACCGGCGTAGTGCCGCTAACCCTACCTACAGTTTGTTCCGATTCCATTCCTGGCGAGCCGCTTGAACGTCATGTTGATAGCTGGGGTCATTCAGCATTGCACCGAAAAGTATGGCTGAGGCGATGCGGCTTGCCTCAACGTCGGATTGGTAGTGGACGCCGCAGACGAGACGATTGTGAGCATATTCATCTGCCCGCCTCAAGATTGCGTCATGCTTCTCCGGATCAATCTGGGCAAGGACGTAGGCGAAGAGATATCCCAGCATGGCATGACCGCTTGGATACGATGGCTCCTTGCTGAGTGCACACACGGGATGAACTCGATCCGATCGCACATAGGGACGCGGTCGAGCAAAGTGATGCTTCAGAGGTGGATCCACAATCTCCGAGTCGTTCTTGAGACGACGCGATAGCTGAGCCATTGCAGGCAGCCGTGCAGACGTGAAGTTTGGCCCCATAACATCGACGAAGATAAACATGTCTTCTTCTGTATCGTCCTGCTTGGCACGAAGCACATCTTGTTCAGTGCGCGCATCTTGGAACTTCAGGATCTCGACCAACTCCGCCATATCCTGAGGTGACCCTATTACTGGAGGCGGAGCAAGACTGAGATCAATGTGCAGTTGATCCGACCTGAAGTAAAACGGTGCTTTCCTCGCTTGCTGTTGAGCAGGCGAGGAAAGCACGGCAAGGAGCAAGGAAGCCGCAAGCATACGGTTTCTAACTGGAGACAAGTGACACCTACGGATTGACGCGATAGACAAGGAGAGCTGCGATGTCCACATCCGTCTTGGGATGGATAACGAAGAAACGATGTACCTGCGGAACGTAATAGGAGGTCTTTCCACCATTCGTGGGGATGTTTGCGATTGCGGTGTACGTGTTCGGATCGTCCTGGTGGAAGATCGATAGACCCTGTGTTCCGCTGACGTAGACACGCTTAAGTATTGGATCCCACGTCATGTCATCGTTGATATTGACGCAGTCCTGTTTCGAGACCACTTTGCCAGTGCTATCGAAGACGTAAAACAGACCAGGCTTTCTGCCGGCAACGAAAATGTGCTGCGACTCTTTGTCCATGGTCAGTGCTGTATTTCCACTCAATTCCGGCGTTGTCCATGTGTCAATCACCTTGCGTGCATTCAGGTCCACGACACCGATCTGTTTCTTATCCCGAATGTTTACGTAGAGGCGGTTGTGAGCCTTGTCCGCCACCATACTCTCCACGTTGTTCCCAGGAATTGCAATCGATCCGATCAGTTTGTTCTCATCGACGGAGAAGATCGAGATGACAGAATCAGGTAGGTTCGCCGAGACCCCACCGTTCCCGATGTAATACAGCCGATTCTCTGAATCAAAATAAGCAGCATCCGGAGAATCGCCCTTGCCTGTTGCTGAGCCGTCGACCAGCTGAATACGATCGAGGCGATGGAAGTCTTCGCCCGAGATGAGTACGAGAGAAGAATCTCCACCGTCACAGATCATCAGTTCGTCTTTGCTTGGCGCAAAGGCGATGGAGTGTGGCGTCTTGAATCCACCGATGCTCCGCAGATGCTCTCCGGTCCGGAGGTCGAACATCTCGATGGATTTGTGTATCTCAGCGGCGACGAAGAGATGGTTTCGCTTCACATCAACCGCGAAGTGATCAAAGTCGCCGACCACGTCTGGAAGGTAGGTCGTCCGTAGCAGTGTCAGCGGTTCCCGTTTGTCTGCTGCCGCATGAGCCGAGACAAAACAAGTCGTGAGCGCAAGAAGCGACAGAATAGCGTGCGTGAGTTTCATTGAATTCATCCTGATTCGTTAATAGTTGAGTCGGAGTGAGAACTCGAGAACGCGCGGCGTACCTGAGCCGACAAGTCCTGCAGAGTTGACGGGAGAAGTAATCAAGCCAAAGCTCTTGGGCACGCTCAGAGTTCGCACGCCACCTGTGGTGACTACGCTCAGAGCCGCGGATGGGCTTGCATACTGCGCTCGATTGAACATATTGAAGGCCTCGGCTCGAAAAAGGATGTTGCTCTTCTCCGTCGCATGGAATGACTTTTCGATTGCCGTGTCGTTCTGCCATAGAGCGGGGCCATTTGCGATGTTGCGCCCCGCAGTTCCCCAAGTCCCAATTGCAGGCAAGGCGAACGCCGCTGGATTGATCCACTGAGTAGTACTGCGATTCGGCAGATAGAGAGGTACGCCCGCGATACGATTCGGCCGTTGACTTTGGTTGTTGCCATCAGGCAATTCGCTGGCGGGCCGCGAGAGCGTTACGTTAATCGGAAATCCGGCGCGAGCGAAATAGAGCGTGTTGATCGACCAACCGCCGACAAGCAGATCCATAGCCTTGCTCGCGTTGTTTAGATAGGTTCTGCCGCGACCGAAAGGCAGATCGTAGACTGCGCTCACATTTCCACTATTGCGCGCATCAAAGTCGCTGCTTGCATATTCACATCGGAAGCAGGATAGATTCTGCGCCGCATCGCCATCGCCAGCACCAACTGAGCCGTCATTGAGCGCATGAGAGTACATGTAGTGACTACCAAAGAAGAGCCCATTGTGGAAGCGGCGCGACAGACTTACGACTACAGCATTGAATGTCGACATCCCCTGGTTGTACTTGGTATCAATCTGGCTGGGAAACTGCGGTAAAGGTCGTTTGTTCGTCGCTGGGT contains the following coding sequences:
- a CDS encoding PQQ-binding-like beta-propeller repeat protein, which produces MLAIAAGIPAQQPGTTKDWGAYQGGPDSIHYSRLTQIDRTNVQTLKVAWTFDTGEVSKSKREFESNPLIIHGVLYGLSPSVKVFALDAATGKQLWTFDPAAGTKEIGSTRNRGVTYWSDASGKDSRIFVTFRQYLYAIEAKTGKLVESFGDKGRVDLRIGLRHEGEGLFVTMSTPGVIYKDMLICGSMIAEQLPAFPGDIRAFDVRTGKIRWQFHTIPHPGEFGYETWPKDAWRYSGAANDWAGLSLDRKRGIAYVPLGSAAPDFYGGDRVGNNLFANSLVALDANTGKRIWHYQFVHHDIWDRDLNAPPALVTIKRNGKVIDAVAQTTKTGHVFVFDRVTGKPLFPIEEKPYPSSTIPGEITSPTQPLPIAPPAFARQTMTERDITNRTPEAHAAVLRQFQSVVSNGQFTPQTLQGTVLFPGSDGGQEWGGPSFDPETGLLYTNANEMAWIVKIAKRPPPSASNSGKSLYTANCSGCHNANLSGNPPDVPALTRLDQRLTNREVVTLIRGGNGRMPAFPQLNALEMNAIAEYVLKGNDNIVSATSSASQQRYMLGSSTRFLDPDGYPAITPPWGTLTAIDLNKGTFAWQIPLGEYPELAAKGLKNTGSENYGGGVVTAGGLLFIGATNYDKKFRAFDKATGKLLWETTLPFAGNATPAIYEVNGKEYVVIAAGGGKSVHDISGGEYVAFALP
- a CDS encoding acid phosphatase, whose product is MAELVEILKFQDARTEQDVLRAKQDDTEEDMFIFVDVMGPNFTSARLPAMAQLSRRLKNDSEIVDPPLKHHFARPRPYVRSDRVHPVCALSKEPSYPSGHAMLGYLFAYVLAQIDPEKHDAILRRADEYAHNRLVCGVHYQSDVEASRIASAILFGAMLNDPSYQHDVQAARQEWNRNKL
- a CDS encoding YncE family protein produces the protein MKLTHAILSLLALTTCFVSAHAAADKREPLTLLRTTYLPDVVGDFDHFAVDVKRNHLFVAAEIHKSIEMFDLRTGEHLRSIGGFKTPHSIAFAPSKDELMICDGGDSSLVLISGEDFHRLDRIQLVDGSATGKGDSPDAAYFDSENRLYYIGNGGVSANLPDSVISIFSVDENKLIGSIAIPGNNVESMVADKAHNRLYVNIRDKKQIGVVDLNARKVIDTWTTPELSGNTALTMDKESQHIFVAGRKPGLFYVFDSTGKVVSKQDCVNINDDMTWDPILKRVYVSGTQGLSIFHQDDPNTYTAIANIPTNGGKTSYYVPQVHRFFVIHPKTDVDIAALLVYRVNP